One Bacteroidota bacterium DNA segment encodes these proteins:
- a CDS encoding MFS transporter — translation MRNSRSPLAIMFLTIFIDLMGFGIIIPILPNLSVELTGSKSSLAVAGVYALMNFIFAPFWGTLSDRYGRRPIILVSILLTAGANFLFGFVTAFWILILQRALAGIGSANISAANAYVADISTPENRTKNMALVGAAFGLGFIFGPAIGGYLGKHYGIFGIGAFSAALSVVNFVMAYFLLPESLAEKNHAARFELKPVTQLISALKVPVVRELLSLNFVFTLAFSMMQITAAVLWKGMYGLDESQIGYVFSFIGLSSALVQGVLVGRMNKRFGEKKLLYAGLIFMAVGLIAMPIVPAEHFYLELAALALIALANGCITPSVLGLLSKTASKAEQGKMLGLNQSAGSLARVFGPAVGGIAYDLNFHAPYFAGALICLATLYLVYDLMRNKALK, via the coding sequence ATGCGCAATAGCCGCTCTCCGCTTGCCATTATGTTCCTCACCATTTTTATTGATTTGATGGGGTTTGGCATTATAATACCTATTCTACCCAACCTTTCGGTAGAGCTTACAGGGTCAAAATCATCGTTGGCTGTTGCCGGAGTGTACGCGCTGATGAACTTTATTTTTGCTCCGTTTTGGGGCACTCTTAGCGACCGTTATGGTCGTCGCCCAATTATTTTAGTCAGCATTTTATTAACTGCCGGAGCAAACTTCTTATTCGGGTTTGTAACAGCATTTTGGATATTGATTTTACAACGGGCTTTGGCCGGCATAGGCTCAGCCAACATATCTGCAGCAAATGCCTATGTGGCCGATATTTCAACCCCTGAAAACCGCACCAAAAACATGGCACTTGTGGGTGCTGCCTTCGGATTAGGCTTCATTTTCGGGCCTGCCATCGGCGGTTATTTGGGCAAGCATTACGGCATTTTCGGTATCGGGGCATTTTCAGCCGCCCTTTCGGTGGTAAATTTTGTAATGGCCTATTTCTTATTGCCTGAATCGTTGGCCGAGAAAAACCATGCTGCCCGTTTCGAGCTAAAACCCGTTACCCAATTAATAAGTGCACTTAAAGTGCCTGTAGTACGCGAACTGTTATCTTTAAACTTTGTGTTTACCCTTGCCTTTAGCATGATGCAAATAACCGCGGCGGTGCTTTGGAAAGGAATGTACGGTTTGGATGAATCACAAATAGGTTATGTGTTCTCGTTTATCGGGCTTTCATCAGCACTGGTTCAAGGAGTTTTGGTGGGGAGAATGAATAAACGCTTCGGCGAAAAGAAACTTTTGTATGCAGGATTGATTTTTATGGCTGTGGGCTTAATTGCTATGCCTATTGTACCTGCTGAACACTTTTATTTAGAATTAGCTGCCCTTGCGTTAATAGCCTTGGCAAACGGGTGCATCACCCCCAGTGTATTAGGATTGCTATCAAAAACTGCCTCAAAAGCCGAGCAAGGAAAAATGCTTGGGCTTAACCAATCGGCGGGCTCTTTGGCAAGGGTATTCGGTCCTGCTGTAGGTGGTATTGCTTACGATTTAAACTTTCACGCCCCCTATTTTGCAGGAGCATTAATCTGTTTAGCTACGTTATATCTTGTGTATGATTTAATGCGAAACAAAGCCCTTAAATAA